In Zingiber officinale cultivar Zhangliang chromosome 1A, Zo_v1.1, whole genome shotgun sequence, a genomic segment contains:
- the LOC122019890 gene encoding probable xyloglucan endotransglucosylase/hydrolase protein 23: MKCFLFAILACSFLNIASAGSFYQDFDIIWGDGRAKILDNGRLLTLSLDKTSGSGFQSKNEYLFGKIDMQVKLVPGNSAGTVTAYYLSSQGPTHDEIDFEFLGNLSGDPYTLHTNVFAQGKGNREMQFKLWFDPTKDFHTYSILWNPRHVIFMVDGTPIRDFKNLESRGIAFPKNQPMRIYSSLWNADDWATRGGAIKTDWSNAPFLASYRNFNSDACVASSSSTNCASDAATIKSGWWNQELDFTGRKRMKWVQQNYMIYNYCTDSKRFPQGLPPECSLD, from the exons ATGAAGTGCTTTCTGTTTGCTATCCTCGCTTGTTCTTTTCTCAACATTGCTTCTGCCGGCAGTTTTTACCAGGACTTCGACATCATTTGGGGTGATGGTCGAGCAAAGATCCTCGACAATGGCCGGCTCCTTACTTTGTCACTTGACAAAACTTCAGGATCTGGCTTTCAGTCCAAGAATGAGTACCTCTTCGGTAAGATTGACATGCAGGTCAAGCTAGTTCCTGGCAACTCTGCAGGCACTGTCACTGCCTACTAT TTATCTTCGCAAGGACCAACGCATGATGAAATCGACTTCGAGTTTTTGGGGAATCTCAGTGGAGACCCGTACACTCTTCATACCAACGTTTTCGCACAGGGGAAGGGCAACCGGGAGATGCAATTCAAGCTGTGGTTTGATCCGACCAAGGACTTTCACACCTACTCCATCCTGTGGAATCCAAGACATGTCAT CTTCATGGTTGATGGAACACCAATTAGAGACTTCAAAAACCTGGAATCCAGAGGTATTGCTTTTCCTAAGAACCAGCCCATGAGGATCTACTCTAGCCTTTGGAATGCAGATGACTGGGCTACCAGAGGCGGTGCCATCAAGACTGATTGGTCCAACGCACCATTCCTAGCATCTTACAGAAACTTCAACTCCGACGCTTGTGTTGCATCTTCCAGTTCCACCAACTGTGCTTCAGATGCAGCTACCATCAAGAGTGGGTGGTGGAACCAAGAACTGGATTTTACTGGCCGAAAGAGAATGAAGTGGGTGCAGCAGAACTACATGATCTACAACTACTGCACTGATAGCAAGAGGTTCCCTCAGGGTCTACCCCCAGAGTGCTCCCTTGACTGA